Proteins from a single region of Labedella gwakjiensis:
- a CDS encoding DUF2000 domain-containing protein, producing the protein MNSDTIGYSPDEIDLSLSTRAARLKWVIAVSADLPSGRATNAAVCVAATTIGAVAGLLGPDVEDAEGRSHPGLPWTGCTVLAATHEQLETIARKASAAADVFVADMPALGQATRVYDEYVAAMAQTSAEQLEPLAVSIVGPRNRVDRLVGSLPLLP; encoded by the coding sequence ATGAACAGTGACACGATCGGCTATTCACCCGACGAGATCGACCTCTCCCTCTCCACCCGCGCGGCACGCCTCAAGTGGGTCATCGCCGTGAGCGCGGACCTTCCCTCCGGACGGGCGACGAACGCGGCCGTGTGCGTCGCCGCCACGACGATCGGCGCGGTCGCCGGCCTGCTCGGGCCGGACGTGGAGGACGCCGAGGGACGCTCGCATCCCGGGCTCCCATGGACCGGCTGCACGGTGCTCGCGGCGACGCACGAGCAGCTCGAGACCATCGCGCGGAAGGCGTCAGCCGCGGCCGACGTGTTCGTCGCCGACATGCCGGCGCTCGGCCAGGCCACACGCGTATACGACGAGTACGTCGCCGCGATGGCGCAGACATCCGCCGAGCAGCTCGAGCCGCTCGCCGTCAGCATCGTCGGCCCCCGCAACCGCGTCGACCGGCTCGTCGGCAGCCTCCCCTTGCTCCCCTGA
- a CDS encoding Lrp/AsnC family transcriptional regulator — protein MADIDELDAAILAVLQRDARTSNRDVAAAVGVSPTTALDRTRALRDAGVIRGASLDVDLAAIGRPVQALVAVRIRPPSRPVIEEFRDWVGALPETLGVFVTTGDQDFIVHVAVPDNDALYAFVIDRLTSREEIADVKTSVVYKHLRRSVVAPDPSAVVPVRRRG, from the coding sequence ATGGCTGATATCGACGAACTCGACGCGGCGATTCTGGCCGTTCTCCAGCGTGATGCACGGACGTCCAATCGCGACGTCGCGGCAGCGGTCGGCGTCTCGCCGACGACCGCACTCGACCGCACCCGTGCGCTCCGCGACGCCGGCGTGATCCGCGGGGCCTCCCTCGACGTCGACCTCGCGGCCATCGGTCGTCCCGTCCAGGCGCTCGTCGCCGTGCGCATCCGTCCGCCGTCGCGACCCGTGATCGAGGAGTTCCGCGACTGGGTGGGTGCACTCCCCGAGACTCTCGGCGTCTTCGTGACGACGGGCGACCAGGACTTCATCGTGCACGTCGCGGTGCCCGACAACGACGCGCTCTACGCGTTCGTCATCGACCGGCTCACGAGTCGCGAGGAGATCGCCGACGTGAAGACGTCGGTGGTCTACAAGCACCTGCGCCGCTCGGTGGTCGCGCCCGATCCCTCCGCCGTCGTCCCCGTCCGTCGTCGCGGCTGA
- a CDS encoding TetR/AcrR family transcriptional regulator has translation MRAADPRSARTVAALREALRESLASHPLDEVSVASLCRAAGVQRTTFYTHAASVAELLAGLLTEEIDEQLDVHPGADASVTEVARAFQATLAAGLAVVARDRALFRAALDAKASAPLRRSITDLMTRRLHIALDIWNGLGVARGVDREVVVPFAAGALTASVETWALSDRTDTDDFALAVRDQMPPWWPRY, from the coding sequence ATGCGAGCAGCCGACCCCCGCAGCGCCCGAACCGTCGCCGCCCTGCGCGAAGCGCTGCGGGAGTCGCTCGCGTCCCATCCGCTCGACGAGGTGAGCGTGGCCTCGCTGTGCCGAGCCGCGGGGGTGCAGCGCACCACGTTCTACACGCACGCCGCGAGCGTGGCGGAGCTGCTCGCCGGTCTCCTCACCGAGGAGATCGACGAGCAGCTCGACGTGCACCCGGGCGCGGACGCCAGCGTGACCGAGGTGGCGCGTGCCTTCCAGGCGACCCTGGCCGCCGGGCTCGCCGTGGTCGCCCGGGACCGCGCGCTCTTCCGCGCGGCCCTCGACGCGAAGGCGTCCGCTCCCCTGCGGCGCAGCATCACCGACCTCATGACGCGTCGGCTGCACATCGCCCTCGACATCTGGAACGGGCTCGGCGTCGCCCGCGGCGTCGACCGCGAGGTCGTCGTTCCGTTCGCCGCCGGGGCCCTCACCGCGTCGGTGGAGACGTGGGCTCTCTCGGACCGGACGGACACCGACGACTTCGCTCTCGCCGTGCGCGACCAGATGCCACCCTGGTGGCCCCGCTACTGA
- a CDS encoding NAD(P)-dependent alcohol dehydrogenase encodes MTTTAHAAVIHQVDGPFVFEDVVLDDIRPDEILVRIVATGLCHTDLAVVHGDIPGPLPMVLGHEGAGVVEEIGSSVTGLAVGDHVAVSFASCGHCANCLSGREAYCLNFMLLNIAGVREDGSGTMTAADGGTTHGSFFGQSSFASHAIVAARNAVKISDDVPLELVGPLGCGVQTGAGTVLNTLAVPAGASIVVSGTGAVGLSAIMAAKAAGATTIIAVDVLDERLAFATELGATHTLNGRTEDVVARILEITGGAGASYGVDTTAVPAVIGQLTAATSFGASIALLGVGKPDATIPLGLVSGGGKTFIGAIEGDSVPQIFIPRLLSMYAAGTFPFDRLVTTYPFADIDRAIADTQSGAAVKAVLTMPA; translated from the coding sequence ATGACCACGACAGCACACGCAGCCGTCATCCACCAGGTGGACGGCCCCTTCGTCTTCGAGGACGTCGTCCTCGACGACATCCGCCCGGACGAGATCCTCGTCCGCATCGTCGCGACGGGTCTCTGTCACACCGATCTCGCCGTCGTTCACGGCGACATCCCCGGCCCGCTGCCGATGGTGCTCGGACACGAGGGAGCCGGCGTCGTCGAGGAGATCGGGTCCTCCGTCACCGGCCTCGCCGTCGGCGACCACGTAGCCGTCTCCTTCGCCTCGTGCGGGCACTGCGCCAACTGTCTCTCAGGACGCGAGGCCTACTGCCTCAACTTCATGCTCCTCAACATCGCCGGGGTCCGCGAAGACGGCTCCGGAACGATGACGGCCGCCGACGGCGGGACGACGCACGGATCGTTCTTCGGGCAGTCCTCGTTCGCCTCGCACGCGATCGTCGCCGCGCGGAACGCCGTGAAGATCTCCGACGACGTCCCCCTCGAGCTCGTCGGCCCGCTCGGCTGCGGCGTCCAGACGGGCGCGGGCACCGTCCTCAACACCCTCGCCGTTCCGGCGGGCGCGAGCATCGTCGTCTCGGGCACAGGGGCTGTCGGCCTGTCCGCGATCATGGCCGCGAAAGCGGCCGGCGCGACGACGATCATCGCCGTCGACGTGCTCGACGAGCGGCTCGCGTTCGCGACCGAGCTCGGCGCGACCCACACCCTCAACGGCCGGACCGAGGACGTCGTCGCGCGCATCCTCGAGATCACGGGAGGCGCCGGTGCGTCGTACGGCGTCGACACCACGGCCGTCCCGGCCGTCATCGGCCAGCTCACCGCCGCCACGAGCTTCGGAGCGTCCATCGCGCTGCTCGGCGTCGGGAAGCCGGACGCGACGATCCCGCTCGGCCTCGTCTCGGGAGGCGGCAAGACGTTCATCGGCGCGATCGAGGGCGATTCCGTGCCCCAGATCTTCATCCCGCGACTGCTGTCGATGTACGCGGCCGGGACGTTCCCCTTCGACCGTCTCGTCACGACCTACCCGTTCGCCGACATCGACAGGGCGATCGCCGACACCCAGTCGGGAGCGGCCGTGAAGGCCGTCCTCACGATGCCCGCCTAA
- a CDS encoding DUF1684 domain-containing protein, with amino-acid sequence MSSAVESTTHDDAIVDYEAWKTQRRAAVTAPLGNLALVLTHWSPAGVPAVSDAEARAGQPEDAVLTRLQRTDIDSGEPQEGYRIWRQDSPANQAFEQIESYEYDPAWVIPGRFELVDEQRVVPFEHIRDAGATRSLPVSGDLVFELDGTEYRFAAFDTNHDGHASLQLVFGDTTNGRESYGAGRFLFLDHPGASGDLAPGDSIPITIDFNRAIVPPCGFSNQMNCPLPPLQNRLPVPLRAGEKRVRFADGFSI; translated from the coding sequence ATGAGTTCAGCGGTCGAGAGCACGACGCATGACGACGCGATCGTCGACTACGAGGCGTGGAAGACGCAGCGCCGCGCCGCGGTGACGGCTCCGCTCGGCAACCTCGCGCTCGTCCTCACGCACTGGAGCCCCGCCGGCGTCCCGGCCGTCTCCGACGCCGAGGCCCGCGCCGGCCAGCCAGAGGACGCCGTGCTCACGCGCCTCCAGCGCACCGACATCGACTCGGGTGAGCCGCAGGAGGGGTACCGCATCTGGCGGCAGGATTCCCCGGCCAATCAGGCGTTCGAGCAGATCGAGTCGTACGAGTACGACCCCGCCTGGGTGATCCCCGGCCGGTTCGAGCTCGTGGACGAGCAGCGCGTCGTCCCCTTCGAGCACATCAGGGACGCCGGAGCCACGCGCTCGCTCCCCGTCTCCGGCGACCTCGTCTTCGAGCTCGACGGCACCGAGTACCGCTTCGCGGCCTTCGACACGAACCACGACGGCCACGCGAGCCTGCAGCTCGTCTTCGGCGACACGACGAACGGCCGCGAGAGCTACGGCGCCGGCCGCTTCCTCTTCCTCGACCACCCCGGTGCCTCCGGCGACCTCGCACCGGGCGACAGCATCCCCATCACGATCGACTTCAACCGCGCGATCGTTCCGCCCTGCGGCTTCTCGAACCAGATGAACTGTCCGCTCCCTCCGCTGCAGAACCGGCTGCCCGTCCCGCTCCGTGCGGGGGAGAAGCGCGTGCGCTTCGCCGACGGCTTCTCGATCTGA
- a CDS encoding ABC transporter substrate-binding protein, producing the protein MIARHRRTRLAATIAAATASLLVLAGCAGGTGAPDSAPDANAEIIVGSQNEPTNLDQIFGGSSGVTEVFTGNVYEGLFKITDDAQVEPLLAAETEVSDDGLTYTFTLQDATFHSGAPLTAEAVKYSLERFISDDSIAARKSQLSVIDTVTAVDEKTVEVQLSSKSISFTYNLGYVWIVNPEAGDLTATADGTGPYSLGDYRKGDSITLDVNEDYWGDATANGGVVYQYYADPTALNNALLTGAVDLVTSQSNPDSLSEFEAGDYQIIEGASTTKELLAFNDRVAPFDDVNVRKAVYSAINREQLLDAIWDGRGQLIGSMVPPSEPWYLDLADNNPYDPDLAADLLTEAGYPDGFEFTIDTPESGVHSTVAEFLQTELAKVGVTVDINIITDDEWYQKVYTDHDFEATLQGHVNDRDINFYGNPDFYWGYDDADVQTWLTEAEQADSVEQQTELITQVNQKISDDAASVWLYLNPQLRIARDGLTGIPENGLNSLFYVYDIQEA; encoded by the coding sequence GTGATCGCACGCCACCGCCGAACCCGCCTCGCGGCCACCATCGCCGCAGCCACCGCCAGCCTCCTCGTGCTCGCGGGCTGCGCCGGCGGCACCGGAGCCCCCGACTCGGCTCCCGACGCCAACGCCGAGATCATCGTGGGATCGCAGAACGAGCCCACGAACCTCGACCAGATCTTCGGCGGCAGCTCGGGCGTCACCGAGGTCTTCACCGGGAACGTCTACGAGGGCCTCTTCAAGATCACGGACGACGCCCAGGTCGAACCGCTGCTCGCGGCCGAGACCGAGGTGTCGGACGACGGCCTCACCTATACGTTCACGCTCCAGGACGCCACGTTCCACTCGGGGGCGCCGCTCACCGCCGAGGCCGTGAAGTACAGCCTCGAACGCTTCATCAGCGACGACTCGATCGCGGCCCGCAAGAGCCAGCTGAGCGTCATCGACACAGTGACGGCCGTCGACGAGAAGACCGTCGAGGTCCAGCTCTCCTCCAAGTCCATCAGCTTCACCTACAACCTCGGCTACGTCTGGATCGTGAACCCCGAGGCCGGCGACCTCACGGCGACGGCCGACGGCACGGGCCCGTACTCGCTCGGCGACTACCGCAAGGGCGACTCGATCACGCTCGACGTGAACGAGGACTACTGGGGCGACGCCACGGCGAACGGCGGCGTGGTCTACCAGTACTACGCCGACCCGACGGCCCTCAACAACGCGCTCCTCACGGGCGCGGTCGACCTCGTCACGAGCCAGTCGAACCCCGACAGCCTCTCCGAGTTCGAGGCGGGCGACTACCAGATCATCGAGGGCGCCTCGACGACGAAGGAGCTGCTCGCGTTCAACGACCGCGTCGCACCCTTCGACGACGTGAACGTGCGTAAGGCCGTCTACTCGGCGATCAACCGCGAGCAGCTGCTCGACGCGATCTGGGACGGCCGCGGCCAGCTCATCGGTTCGATGGTGCCGCCGTCGGAGCCCTGGTACCTCGACCTCGCGGACAACAACCCGTACGACCCGGACCTCGCCGCCGACCTCCTCACCGAGGCCGGCTACCCCGACGGCTTCGAGTTCACGATCGACACCCCGGAGTCCGGCGTGCACTCGACGGTCGCCGAGTTCCTCCAGACCGAGCTCGCGAAGGTCGGCGTCACGGTGGACATCAACATCATCACCGACGACGAGTGGTACCAGAAGGTGTACACGGACCACGACTTCGAGGCGACCCTGCAGGGCCACGTGAACGACCGTGACATCAACTTCTACGGAAACCCCGACTTCTACTGGGGTTACGACGACGCCGACGTCCAGACGTGGCTCACCGAGGCCGAGCAGGCCGACTCGGTCGAGCAGCAGACGGAGCTCATCACGCAGGTCAACCAGAAGATCTCGGACGACGCCGCGAGCGTGTGGCTCTACCTCAACCCGCAGCTCCGCATCGCGCGCGACGGCCTCACCGGGATCCCCGAGAATGGGTTGAACTCGCTCTTCTACGTGTACGACATCCAGGAGGCATAG